One window from the genome of Chiroxiphia lanceolata isolate bChiLan1 chromosome 15, bChiLan1.pri, whole genome shotgun sequence encodes:
- the PPP2CA gene encoding serine/threonine-protein phosphatase 2A catalytic subunit alpha isoform, producing MEEKVFTKELDQWVEQLNECKQLSEGQVKSLCEKAKEILTKESNVQEVRCPVTVCGDVHGQFHDLMELFRIGGKSPDTNYLFMGDYVDRGYYSVETVTLLVALKVRYRERITILRGNHESRQITQVYGFYDECLRKYGNANVWKYFTDLFDYLPLTALVDGQIFCLHGGLSPSIDTLDHIRALDRLQEVPHEGPMCDLLWSDPDDRGGWGISPRGAGYTFGQDISETFNHANGLTLVSRAHQLVMEGYNWCHDRNVVTIFSAPNYCYRCGNQAAIMELDDTLKYSFLQFDPAPRRGEPHVTRRTPDYFLNTGVQFLLLEKL from the exons ATGGAGGAGAAGGTCTTCACCAAGGAGCTCGACCAGTGGGTGGAGCAGCTCAACGAGTGCAAGCAGCTCTCCGAGGGGCAGGTGAAGAGCCTTTGCGAGAAG gcTAAAGAAATTTTGACAAAAGAATCTAATGTACAAGAAGTGCGATGTCCAGTCACAGTCTGTGGAGATGTCCACGGACAATTTCACGACCTCATGGAACTTTTCAGAATTGGAGGCAAATCACCAGACACAAACTATTTGTTTATGGGGGACTATGTTGACAGAGGCTATTATTCAGTGGAAACAGTCACATTGCTTGTAGCTCTTAAG GTCCGTTACCGTGAACGTATCACAATTCTGCGAGGGAACCACGAAAGCAGGCAAATCACACAAGTATATGGGTTCTATGATGAATGTTTAAGAAAATACGGAAATGCAAACGTTTGGAAATACTTCACAGACCTTTTTGATTACCTGCCTCTAACTGCCTTGGTGGATGGCCAG ATTTTCTGTCTACATGGTGGCCTCTCTCCATCGATAGATACACTGGATCACATCAGAGCACTTGATCGCTTGCAGGAAGTTCCCCACGAG GGTCCAATGTGTGACTTGCTATGGTCAGATCCAGATGATCGTGGTGGCTGGGGAATTTCTCCTCGAGGTGCAGGTTATACATTTGGACAGGATATTTCAGAAACCTTTAACCATGCCAATGGCCTTACATTGGTTTCAAGAGCTCATCAGTTGGTAATGGAG gGGTATAACTGGTGCCATGATCGGAATGTAGTAACAATTTTCAGTGCTCCAAACTATTGTTACCGTTGTGGCAACCAGGCTGCAATTATGGAACTTGATGATACTCTAAAATACTCCTT TTTGCAGTTCGACCCGGCGCCGCGCAGAGGGGAACCGCATGTGACCCGCCGCACCCCAGACTACTTCCT TAATACTGGAGTGCAGTTCCTGCTGTTGGAGAAGCTGTGA